From Camelina sativa cultivar DH55 chromosome 7, Cs, whole genome shotgun sequence, one genomic window encodes:
- the LOC104701454 gene encoding probable membrane-associated kinase regulator 1, translating to MAIDVCCSEASGSGISPRISFSYDVDSTDDGEVRLDTTLLESGSDLDFCFGSSCSVQEVSPADELFFDGKILPVQIKKDLPQAVTFRVQRSASLSSSSSSSSSSSSSSSRAPEKKMRLKELLLNPESDFNDKPRGLFLQFKRSISLNYDKGRNSKGLIRSLHFLSRSNSTPNPNLNLNPKETHHTHKAHNLPKHTSPLRRSSSLSASSVPYHLKSQGRKSFGNGNGGIRVSPVLNFPPPAFISNVADGFFSIGSLCSGKTNTKTKL from the coding sequence ATGGCTATTGACGTTTGTTGTTCGGAGGCCTCTGGTTCTGGAATTAGTCCAAGAATCTCTTTCTCTTACGATGTAGACTCAACGGACGACGGTGAAGTCAGATTAGACACAACACTTCTTGAATCAGGTTCAGATTTAGATTTCTGCTTTGGCTCGAGTTGTTCTGTTCAAGAAGTGTCTCCGGCTGATGAACTCTTCTTCGATGGCAAGATTCTTCCCGTACAGATCAAGAAAGATTTACCACAGGCAGTAACGTTCCGTGTTCAAAGATCAGCTTCTctctcgtcatcatcatcatcttcttcctcttcctcttcatcctcatcgAGAGCACCCGAAAAGAAGATGAGACTCAAAGAGCTTCTATTGAATCCTGAATCTGATTTCAACGACAAGCCAAGAGGACTGTTCTTGCAATTCAAGAGAAGCATAAGTCTCAACTACGACAAAGGCCGAAACAGCAAAGGGCTGATAAGATCCCTTCATTTCCTCTCACGCAGCAACTCCACTCCAAACCCTAACCTTAACTTGAACCCCAAGGAAACCCATCACACTCACAAGGCGCACAATCTTCCTAAACACACGTCTCCTTTAAGAAGATCATCTTCGCTCTCAGCTTCTTCAGTCCCTTATCACCTCAAGTCACAGGGCAGAAAGAGTTTCGGAAACGGAAACGGTGGGATTCGAGTCAGTCCGGTCCTGAACTTCCCACCGCCGGCGTTCATCTCAAACGTCGCCGACGGATTTTTCAGCATTGGATCTCTCTGTAGTGGTAAGACCAACACAAagacaaaattatga